Part of the Primulina huaijiensis isolate GDHJ02 chromosome 15, ASM1229523v2, whole genome shotgun sequence genome is shown below.
CTTCTCCACAACAGAAAGCCAGAGAGGTCACTCGAGCACAATGACTCTTTGTTTGCATCGATAGTTTGAGGATCCAAGAACTCAGGAAAGTGGGCAAAACGATTTGATTGGCAACTCACAACTCATTGGATTTTAGACAGTTCTGACTCGAGAGAGGGCTCTACTTATTACAGTATTAGAGCTGTTAGAATTGTTGAAATGAATACATGGCATAGTGCTTTCAACCTTAGCTTCCCTATTTCGTTCTCCTGTAGTAGTGCATTAGTAGATCACAGCTCATAGCAATGAAATTATAGGGTGTTTGTATGTACATGCTCGCAAGACTTGTAGacttctaaaattatttttatttcaataatatatGGGAACTTATCTAGCAACATACGGATTATACCGATGTGGTTATGGTAGCTACAACGATGGATGTTTATATGTAAACAAATTGGTTGGTTCAGAAGAAATAGTTTTGCTTGATGTCTGACATCTCGTGCTTGATTCGTACACTAACCATATATGGGTATGATTTATTCAACCCTGACTTTGAGAcaaaagttaaaatatttattcaataattGTAAACGAGTCACATGTATTTTTCACATTACCTAATAtattattacataaaaaaaaatgacagcACTCACTCCCCTTACAACAATTGGATAGGCTCTTGGATTAAAAAATGATATGATAGCCCTTATAATCATTCAATCAACTTTGACCCAAAGGCAAGGTCGAACTAACCACACGAGTGTCAGCCAAAAGACATGAATGatatataacaaatattttttttccgaaACATATACGGTTGATTCTCCCCAAAAGACAAAGCAACCAAAACCCCAAACTTTCACCACAGTAAGATGCAAGTACATTAAACTAGAGAAACATATACAAATCTTGGAAACCGTCATTTTTTATAAAGACAACGTGAACAATAAACAATTCAGTACTAAGATTTTAAAACTGCCATCCAAGTGATCTATAAATCTGAAATCTGAAAAAATGATACAACCTCTGAATCCAATCTCCTATCAAACAAGGACAACTGAGTATACAACATGAGCACCGAGTATCTTACTTTAGGACATCTCGATATCTATCTCCTTTCATTTCTCAAGTAGTCCATCCTAATTCCCCACAGCTGCTCCCCGACTATTTTCATATCCGGACGATCAGCTCGTGTGGGCGCTGCACAATCAATGGCCAAGCTGAACATTTTCGCCAGTATTTCATCATCTACAGTTTCGTTCATCAAAGGGTCTAACAAATCCGTAAATTTTCCTTCGTTGTATTTCTTGAAAGCCTGCATAACATTCATTCCAAGTAATGAGTTCAGCAAACAAGATCCAAGTTGTTCAGGTTAAAAaccatgaattttttttgcaattaataaataaatttaacagGCAAACAATTTTGAATTTCTTAAAAAGTTTGACTTCAAGATCTTATTTTATTAAAGCAAATTAAAGAAGCGAGTCAGATTTATTCCACTTCGGTTAGTTTCAGACGTTCTTAAGCATAGGAGATATTGTAAGAAAATAGACCACATTGTTGGGAAGTTTacactttaaatatttatggcGTCCAAAAGggcaaaatcaagaaaattgtgTTTTGCACAATGATTAAGGCAAAAAACCTAGTCAGGTACAGAGAGAAGCTTACCCATCTAATCGTCACCCTCTCCTCAGGTGGTCTCTTCAAGTCCACAGGTCGACGACCAGTTAAAGTTTCTAATAACAATATCCCAAATGAGTAAACATCGCTTTTGGTTGTGAGTTGATTTGTTCTCATATACTCAGGATCAAGGTAACCAACAGTTCCTTTTACTTTGGTTGATACGTGCGATTTGTCCGAGTCTTCTCCCAGCTTGGCAAATCCAAAATCTGCAACCTTGGCTCTCACACTCTCAGTCAACAGAATATTTGAGGACTTGACATCTCTGTGGATAATTTGCTTCTCTACATTAAAGTAATCAATAATTAACCAGATAAtacatttcattttctttttcaaatatataaggAGGTTCCGAAACAAACACACCATGTAGAAATGGTTGTTACCAGAATACAAATGGAGATATGTCAGGCCGTGAGCAACatcaatcaaaatttcaagccGCTGATTAAAATCCAATATCTTCCCTCCTTTAAGACCTACCAAGTAAATATTAGCACAAAAACTGAATTATATTTATGTAACTACAAAAGGAATATTGGCGACATTGTAGGATCTAAAAAGCTTTACCATCAAGATGTTCTCTAAGGGTACCATTCGGCACATATTCTGTGATAATCAATCGTTCATTCCCTTTTTCAACATAGCCAAGTAGCTTGACTAGATTTCGGTGATCAATTTTTGCCAAAAGCTCAATTTCACTCCTAAACTCACTCTGCAGAGCTTCAACCTGTTGCATCATTTGTTTCAagccaaaaagaaaaaagatatcAGATGGAGGATCATAGCTAAGACATATTTTATTggcaatttttttatatatccaGTTATTCATCACTAGACATACATGAGGGGGTCAAAAATTACTTTGAACATCATCCATACGAAAGTTGATAAATATCAACTATAAACAGATAGCATTTG
Proteins encoded:
- the LOC140958376 gene encoding calmodulin-binding receptor-like cytoplasmic kinase 3 isoform X3; the encoded protein is MCVFLFSCPAISSHLYSDGKSVDRYVFCDALEDDYTRHCFFTRDIVKQYCELDFAVEKLNSHVGRKFLKTVVREESGGHDDNKTSQHGKDNHTEISLLNPKMLAMALPVFFVLSCALVCPCFQARKRETGHTVLSEEPNSIDSVSSLERNPMFEKFPGSPLRVPPSPLRVPPSPSRFSMSPKLNRLGSVHLNMSQVARATNNFSRTLRIGEGGFGTVYKAELPNGQVVAIKRARKVEALQSEFRSEIELLAKIDHRNLVKLLGYVEKGNERLIITEYVPNGTLREHLDGLKGGKILDFNQRLEILIDVAHGLTYLHLYSEKQIIHRDVKSSNILLTESVRAKVADFGFAKLGEDSDKSHVSTKVKGTVGYLDPEYMRTNQLTTKSDVYSFGILLLETLTGRRPVDLKRPPEERVTIRWAFKKYNEGKFTDLLDPLMNETVDDEILAKMFSLAIDCAAPTRADRPDMKIVGEQLWGIRMDYLRNERR
- the LOC140958376 gene encoding calmodulin-binding receptor-like cytoplasmic kinase 3 isoform X2 → MQLFAENCINFFKSTCADGKSVDRYVFCDALEDDYTRHCFFTRDIVKQYCELDFAVEKLNSHVGRKFLKTVVREESGGHDDNKTSQHGKDNHTEISLLNPKMLAMALPVFFVLSCALVCPCFQARKRETGHTVLSEEPNSIDSVSSLERNPMFEKFPGSPLRVPPSPLRVPPSPSRFSMSPKLNRLGSVHLNMSQVARATNNFSRTLRIGEGGFGTVYKAELPNGQVVAIKRARKVEALQSEFRSEIELLAKIDHRNLVKLLGYVEKGNERLIITEYVPNGTLREHLDGLKGGKILDFNQRLEILIDVAHGLTYLHLYSEKQIIHRDVKSSNILLTESVRAKVADFGFAKLGEDSDKSHVSTKVKGTVGYLDPEYMRTNQLTTKSDVYSFGILLLETLTGRRPVDLKRPPEERVTIRWAFKKYNEGKFTDLLDPLMNETVDDEILAKMFSLAIDCAAPTRADRPDMKIVGEQLWGIRMDYLRNERR